A DNA window from Oryzias latipes chromosome 5, ASM223467v1 contains the following coding sequences:
- the LOC101159157 gene encoding ADP-ribosylation factor-like protein 8B-A: protein MFALINRLLDWFKSLFWKEEMELTLVGLQYSGKTTFVNVIASGHFSEDMIPTVGFNMRKVTKGNVTIKIWDIGGQPRFRSMWERYCRGVNAIVYMVDAADQEKVEASRNELHNLLDKPQLQGIPVLVLGNKRDLPSALDEKQLIEKMNLAAIQDREICCYSISCKEKDNIDITLQWLIQHSKSRRS, encoded by the exons ATGTTTGCACTAATCAACCGGCTTTTGGACTGGTTCAAGTCCCTCTTTTGGAAGGAGGAGATGGAGCTGACGTTGGTCGGCCTGCAGTACtctggaaaaacaacatttgttaATGTGATCGCT TCTGGCCACTTCAGCGAAGACATGATCCCTACGGTTGGGTTCAACATGAGGAAGGTCACCAAAGGAAACGTCACCATCAAG ATCTGGGACATAGGAGGACAGCCGAGGTTCAGGAGCATGTGGGAGCGATACTGCCGGGGAGTTAACGCAATTGT ATACATGGTTGATGCAGCGGATCAAGAAAAGGTGGAGGCATCTAGAAACGAACTTCATAATTTGTTAGACAAACCACAGCTGCAAGGAATTCCT GTTTTGGTTCTCGGTAACAAAAGGGATCTCCCCAGCGCTTTAGATGAAAAGCAGCTCATTGAGAAAAT GAATCTAGCAGCAATTCAAGACAGAGAGATATGCTGCTACTCCATTTCCTGCAAAGAGAAAGACAACATTG
- the ddi2 gene encoding protein DDI1 homolog 2 isoform X2 → MLVTVFCAPRDRPESTFALEVSPELELRDFVALCELESGIPAGEIQITYVEQPLKDPTRALGNYGVKDGDVVVLRQADRRPPPTLPSLSGLPRIDFRSITVPGTSSSTNQRSSARPLPPQQQPSQPQQPQQPQPQPQPQPQPSTPTAFRGTLPQGLDDPALLQQMLLSNPHELSLLKERNPPLAEALLSGDLERFTKVLLEQQQDRAKREQERIRLLTADPFDLEAQAKIEEDIRQHNVEENMTIAMEEAPESFGQVVMLYINCRVNGHPVKAFVDSGAQMTIMSQACAERCNIMRLVDRRWAGIAKGVGTQKIIGRVHLAQVQIEGDFLPCSFSILEDQPMDMLLGLDMLKRHQCSIDLKKNLLVIGTTGTETRFLSEAELPECARLAYGAEGREDARPGEIADRELAEALQRSIQESGQH, encoded by the exons ATGCTGGTCACCGTTTTCTGCGCACCCAGGGATCGCCCAGAAAGCACATTTGCCCTCGAGGTGTCCCCGGAGTTGGAGCTGAGAGACTTTGTAGCACTTTGTGAACTGGAGTCGGGAATTCCTGCGGGGGAAATTCAG ATCACATATGTAGAGCAGCCACTGAAGGACCCCACGCGTGCCTTGGGGAATTATGGGGTTAAGGATGGCGATGTCGTGGTTCTACGACAAGCGGACAGAAGGCCGCCACCGACTCTGCCATCCCTGTCAG GTCTGCCCCGCATTGACTTTCGTTCCATCACAGTCCCAGGTACGTCTTCATCAACCAATCAGCGCAGCTCTGCAAGGCCGCTGCCGCCACAGCAACAGCCGTCTCAACCGCAGCAGCCGCAGCAACCACAGCCGCAACCACAGCCGCAACCACAGCCTTCCACACCTACGGCCTTTCGTGGCACCCTCCCCCAGGGTCTGGACGACCCCGCCTTACTGCAGCAGATGCTCTTATCAAATCCACACGAGCTCTCGCTCCTAAAAGAAAGAAACCCTCCActggctgaggccctgctgaGTGGAGATTTAG agcGTTTTACCAAAGTgctgctggagcagcagcaggatcGAGCCAAAAGGGAACAAGAGCGAATCAGACTTCTGACTGCGGATCCGTTTGATTTAGAAGCCCAGGCAAAAATTGAAGAAGACATCAG GCAACATAACGTGGAAGAAAACATGACCATTGCAATGGAGGAAGCCCCAGAAAGCTTTGGACAGGTGGTTATGCTGTACATTAACTGCAGAGTCAATGGCCACCCAGTAAAAGCTTTTGTTGACTCAg GAGCCCAGATGACCATCATGAGCCAAGCGTGTGCGGAGCGCTGTAATATCATGCGACTGGTGGACCGACGCTGGGCCGGGATCGCAAAGGGAGTCGGAACTCAGAAAATCATCGGCAGAGTTCATCTGG CTCAGGTGCAGATTGAGGGGGATTTCCTGCCCTGCTCCTTCTCCATTCTGGAAGACCAGCCCATGGACATGCTGCTGGGGCTGGACATGTTGAAGAGACACCAG TGCTCAATAGACCTGAAGAAGAACCTGCTCGTAATTGGCACTACTGGCACCGAAACCCGCTTCCTGTCCGAGGCGGAGCTTCCGGAGTGCGCCCGGCTGGCATACGGCGCGGAGGGCCGTGAAGACGCCCGTCCAGGAGAGATAGCTGATAGAGAGCTGGCAGAGGCGCTTCAGAGGTCCATACAGGAAAGCG
- the LOC105357514 gene encoding tumor necrosis factor receptor superfamily member 3 produces MISLNLSVAFLTLRQLCIWTIVGATPCLKNQFWNNGLCCDFCPPGHYMEHFCSKSQRTVCKPCNEGYYADKPNNFDVCNRCQSCQQVYSENCTTTTNGKCDCSPGFLCSNDECSVCEENKCTEGEEVRRKVNSEETPKLVKYSYYCEPKCSEHEHFDSSEKKCKSQRRASGLPDHLQRDKPDLERYWIFVIMGTGFVLVSIPPIAFVFYTWSKERRMPIASDAAVKVPTAKISDFHLSKEESGLQLITTDDSTESNTFDSCGLKEVSTLSL; encoded by the exons ATGATAAGTCTCAACCTGTCTGTGGCATTTTTAACACTGCGTCAGCTGTGCATTTGGACTATAGTGGGAGCCACACCATGCCTCAAAAATCAGTTTTGGAACAATGGCCTGTGCTGCGACTTTTGCCCCCCAG gtCATTACATGGAGCACTTTTGCTCCAAGAGCCAAAGGACAGTCTGCAAACCCTGCAACGAGGGCTACTATGCAGATAAACCCAACAACTTTGACGTCTGTAATCGATGCCAGTCGTGTCAACAAG TGTATTCTGAGAATTGCACAACAACCACAAATGGAAAGTGTGATTGTTCGCCCGGTTTCCTGTGCTCCAACGATGAGTGCTCTGTttgtgaggaaaacaaatgcaCCGAAGGGGAGGAAGTGAGAAGGAAAG TGAATTCAGAAGAAACTCCAAAACTGGTGAAATACAGCTACTATTGTGAACCAAAATGCTCCGAACATGAACACTTTGACTCAAGTGAGAAAAAGTGCAAAAGCCAGAGACG TGCTTCTGGCCTCCCTGACCATCTTCAACGGGACAAACCAG ATCTTGAAAGATATTGGATTTTTGTGATCATGGGCACTGGCTTTGTTTTGGTCTCAATCCCCCCCATTGCCTTTGTGTTTTATACCTGGTCAAAGGAAAGGAGGATGCCCATTGCAA GTGATGCAGCTGTGAAAGTGCCGACTGCCAAAATCAGTGACTTTCACCTTTCGAAGGAAGAGAGTGGACTACAGCTCATCACCACGGATGACTCCACAGAAAGTAACACGTTTGACTCATGTGGCTTGAAGGAGGTCTCTACTTTATCATTATGA
- the LOC105357515 gene encoding tumor necrosis factor receptor superfamily member 4 produces the protein MLLYTPFILFLVLNGVPTDTNAVDCDPGHWVTFEGRKRVCKPCKEGYFQPEKMQSKCNPCLGCETESGSFVQEKCTPVKNTKCQCRDGFSFLASDYSICQCNKGFGLTKRGDQMVCSECPPGHFNPDYDKPCKKMTDCKDAGVKVPGTPTSDAVCKEKSELTIASTSTSKRAASVTLVTPRQQQRGTRTPKTRPVITTTTSPLPKEPKGQPPSNTSSENHFGLGLLMIGIAGLLLLSAVTCKLHFTPCWKKKGAPHMEEDSFCKPVKESGDGIDSSLHLNPEP, from the exons ATGCTTCTGTACACGccattcattctttttctgGTCCTAAACGGAGTCCCGACTGACACGAATGCCGTCGACTGCGATCCAG GCCACTGGGTTACTTTTGAGGGAAGAAAGCGTGTCTGTAAACCCTGCAAAGAAGGATATTTCCAGCCAGAAAAAATGCAGTCTAAATGCAATCCCTGTTTAGGTTGTGAAACAG AATCAGGAAGTTTTGTGCAAGAAAAGTGCACCcctgtaaaaaatacaaaatgccaGTGTCGTGACGGATTTTCCTTCTTAGCATCAGATTATTCTATTTGCCAGTGTAACAAAGGATTTGGTCTAACAAAAAGAG GTGACCAAATGGTGTGTTCAGAATGCCCCCCAGGACATTTTAACCCAGATTATGACAAACCCTGCAAAAAAATGACTGA CTGCAAAGACGCAGGAGTGAAGGTTCCTGGAACCCCAACCTCTGATGCtgtctgtaaagaaaaaagtgagCTGACAATCGCATCAACTTCCACTTCTAAAAGAGCTGCTTCTGTCACGCTCGTAACCCCCCGCCAGCAGCAGAGGGGGACTCGGACGCCAAAGACGCGTCCCGTTATCACTACCACAACAAGTCCACTACCAAAAGAGCCCAAAGGACAGCCCCCTTCAAACACAAGTAGTGAAAACCACTTTG GTTTGGGTCTCCTCATGATTGGAATTGCTGGgctgctcctcctctctgctgtgACCTGCAAGCTGCATTTCACGCCTTGTtggaagaaaaaaggagcaCCGCACA TGGAGGAGGACTCATTCTGTAAACCAGTCAAGGAAAGTGGTGATGGCATCGATTCCTCCCTCCACTTGAATCCAGAGCCTTGA